agccgatcattaagagtatctctaccgctcctgctgtctctagagagttgaaaacagcaagcaccctttttggttccaggtagaacccttttgagttccatgcagaaccttttccacagagggttctacatggaacccaaaagagttctacctgaaaCGAAAAAGTGTTttaacctggaaccaaaaacggTTATCCTATAGGGATAACCTATAAGAACCCCCTCTGTACCCTTTTATTAAGAGTGTATATGTGGTCCAATCACTCAAAGAAATGTGATCTGCACATATTAACCCAACACTTTCGGACTACTTTTGAGTCCAttatttcattaaaaaaaatgttacatATATTTTGGGTGGAATTGGGCTATGACCATTTTGTACGATTTTGTTCTAACAAATTTATGTTTATGTGAATACAGTATTTGAAAATTATAAATGAATTGGCATAGATATTAAATAAATTGTAGCATATAGATTTGACATTAAGAATAGCTGTATACGTTGCCTCTCAGAAACACGAACTGTACTCCATGTCACCCCATGTCATTGTTGTTAATGAATGGGAAATGCGGACATCGATCCTTTCACTGCAGTTGAATCATATGCCATGCTTATCGAACACTCTCCACACATTGCACATTTCACTTGAATTGACACATGTTTAGACTATTTATTATTTATCTGTATTATGTATATTTTATCCAGAGAAATATAAATTATTGAAGCGTAAATTGCACCCAGAACAAATTACCCTATCCTGCCTATTTCAATATTTTGAAAATAATTCATTAGGGTACTTGGGCTGATTGTCTtcacagaaaaacacattttttttgttgttgggaCAAGCATAACATATTATATTTATTTAGATTTGGCCCTTCACCTTGTTAGATTCAGCAACAATATCGGACTATTGGATAGGATATGGGATGCTGTTATGGTGTAGACGCCCAATTTGATGTGAATTTGCACTTTTTTCACGCAAGCATAGAAATGTGCTTATTTGTTTATGTTGATAAAACAAAGCTAcatacattaggaacaccttcctaatattaaatTGCACCCGTTTTTGCctttagaacagcctcaattcgtcagggcatggagtctacaaggtgtcgaaagcgttccacaaggatgctggcccatgttgactccaatgcttcccatagttgtgtcaatttgggtggatgtcctttgggtggtggatcattatTGTTGAGCctggaaaacccagcagcgttgcagttcttgacacattcaaaccGGTGTGCATGGCAGCTATACTATttcccattcaaaggcacttaaatccttTGTCTTGccccttcaccctctgaatgacataCATacacgtctcaattgtctcaaggcttaaatccttctttaacctgtctcctcccctccatctacactgactaaagtggatttaacaagttacatcaataagggatcatagggatcatagcttttacctagagtcacctggtcagtctgtcatggaaagagcaggtgttcctaatgttttgtacactcagtctagTTTTCCTCTGTCTATAGCGTGTCTGAATGTATAACAGTAGGCCTACATTAGGTTTGTGTTGTTCTTCTTCCATTCATGATAGCAAACTTATTGCAAACTTGTAATGTCTTACACTTTAATCAAGTTCATTTTTTTCATACAGCAACAAAAACAGATAATACTCACATTAGATAGGCCTATTCTAACAAACAAAAAGTgcaaaactttgaaataacatttacaaaaaaaaatcgTCAACATCGAAAATATAAcgttgttaaataaataaaactataGTATTCCCAATAAAGGAAATAAATCTGTCAAATGTTAGGCCAAAATGTGTCAAATGTAGCCTAATTGTTATTTGTTGTGTTAATCAGCGCATTCTTCTCCAGTATTAATAGGCTACTATTTTGCTAGTAAATAGGCCTATTGGGTAATGAAAGCGTAACTGCTTattggagacacctgaaaccccacctctttaaggaatacctaggataggataagtaatccttctcaccccccccctttaagatttagatgcactattgtaaagtgactgttctactggatgtcataaggtgaatgcaccaatttgtaagtcgctctggaaaagagcgtctgctaaatgacttaaatgtaaatgtaaatgtacaataaCAACTCCGGATGTCATTTTTTTGGATCAGCGTTTGCCAAACTGTGGGACTGTAAGCCTACCCCAGTGCTACGCAATCCAGATTCAGGAAGTAGATTATCATTGATGATCTTGTTGTTGAATTTATTTGAATAGTCATAGGCTAGACTATATCAAACTAGTTTTCTCAAAATGTGAGGTGTAATCCTAAAGTAGGCTAATTTACAGTTGAGCAAAATCCTAATTTACAGAATAAAGTAGCACAAAATGGGCAATAGCAAAGGGTCAGCAGACATGTTTGTAATTTTGTCAGGGAAATAGCTATAGGACGCTGGTAGGCCTTATACGTCGTTATTTGGGTTTAATTATAATAGGTAGACGTGACTAAGAAAACATTGGGAACCACTGATTTAGAAGTGAAATTCTATATTGGTGTGGATATTATAGGCTACGTCGGTTTGCCAAATTTGTACTTGATGTAGCCCAATAAAGCTAAATGATCAGACAATTAAAATGATGTATTGCAGGCCTGAATAAGTAGCCTATAACACCGTATCAAGCATGGCAAGGTTCAAGACAAGAGGAACTGGTTTTAACGAGAAACTGAAACTTCAAGTGCTTTATATGAAAGATGGAAACAAATTCGAACAAAGGGTCAGTCACCGGGCATGCTATTATAAGAGGAGGCCTGCACTGTCATGCACTGTTGTATTTTATAATCTACATGTGCTCATTATGGCTCGATCAACAAAACAGAGGACAAAATAGGCTATAATTAACTTATGAGTACACACAAAACTCCACTTCTCTCTAAAATGTGTTGCATACATTACAGATACAGCAGGAGCCTAGATTGGAGTCTATAGAAGGAGAACCTGAGAAGACATAACTTGTAGGCTTTTGTTATATCCCGCGTGTCTTATTAACCCTGATCTTTATAAGGCGTTTTCCCCCCAAAAATATTTCGAAATGAATTATTATATGAATAATGAAAAATCCTGTATGTTTTTTCTTCAATACTGATGAATACACTGACAATAAGATGTAAATAGAGTGTTTAATAAATAGCCTACCAAACAAAAATAAACGATTCAAAGAATTACAATCTTTGTACAAGATATAAATAGCCCGAAATATAGTTACATTTGGCAATTCCAGTTACAGTTTAAACCCCACAGGTAACGACTTTTGTCCCTTTAACGCGAAAAGAATACATCGTTGCACTTCAGGATACATAGCCTAATATGGCCATATTTGCTTTCAGGAATTGTCGTTTCTGACCTAATTAGTGATCACTGTTTGTTTACCCCTATAATTGCCATTTCTATGGTGCTTTTATTTGTCCTTCCCATGTTGTAGTTGTGTCATCAATTTAAGAAAGCATTTGGAGTGACCCTCTTTTGATGTGACAACATTCCTGGAAACCCGCTAGAAACTCCCGGTGAAAAAGACTGTAGGGACGTTCGAAGTGAGTCCGAGAGCAGTGTTTGTGGGGAGCTCGTGGGTACACCGTAGCCTTGCGCGCTCTGCTGGAGATGCGGCGGCTGGTGCTGACTCCCTGAGACAAAGTAGCCACTCTGTCCGGATAATAGACTAGACGTGCTTACGCCGTAACTGTTTGACAAGCCCAGAGCACCGACAGATCCACTTAGATGGCGCGTAAGGTCCCCATTACTCAGCTGGTCCACCCCGGGGAGTAGGGACCCATACGCGTGCCCTTGGTTCAGAAATCCTGCTGATGATCCATTGTAATGCGGATGGTGCAATGATAAAAACGGCGAGATTTGCCAATACAGAGGGTTGTTTGCCCTGTCGTTTATTCCCAAACCAAGAGGCGAGAAGCGCATTCCACGTTTCATCGCCAATTTGCCCCTGGAGGTAGCAGAACGTCTCCGAAGTTTCCCCGTAGTTCCACCAATAAATACATCATCGCTCGAAGGGTCCAACATCCAGTAGTTCCCTTTGCCCGGGTCGTCGTAATGCCTTGgcactttcacaaaacacttattGAGGCTCAGGTTGTGTCGGATAGAGTTTTGCCAGCCTTGCTTG
This genomic interval from Oncorhynchus keta strain PuntledgeMale-10-30-2019 chromosome 2, Oket_V2, whole genome shotgun sequence contains the following:
- the LOC118399329 gene encoding forkhead box protein G1-like; protein product: MEDQKEPPMVHRSTSFSIKSLLLPSKCDKQDSVLPEKNTGSSGSDSEKSLDPDMESAPLDREKQKEEDEGTLRATEPSKNGKYDKPPFSYNALIMMAIRQSAEKRLTLNGIYEFIMKNFPYYREHKQGWQNSIRHNLSLNKCFVKVPRHYDDPGKGNYWMLDPSSDDVFIGGTTGKLRRRSATSRGKLAMKRGMRFSPLGLGINDRANNPLYWQISPFLSLHHPHYNGSSAGFLNQGHAYGSLLPGVDQLSNGDLTRHLSGSVGALGLSNSYGVSTSSLLSGQSGYFVSGSQHQPPHLQQSAQGYGVPTSSPQTLLSDSLRTSLQSFSPGVSSGFPGMLSHQKRVTPNAFLN